In the genome of Streptomyces violaceoruber, the window GGCTCCGCAGTTACGTAGCCGAGGAGATGCAGGGACGTTGAGCAGCAGCGCGCACCGTGACACCGGCCACGACCACGCCGCCGCGGGCCCCGGCCCGGACCGGCTGTGGTCGGTGCAGGACCACCTGGACGACGTCCTCGCCACCGTCCGCCCCCTGGACCCCATCGAGCTGAACCTGCTCGACGCCCAGGGCTGCATGCTGGTCGACGACATCACGGTGCCGCTGTCCCTGCCGCCGTTCGACAACAGCTCCATGGACGGGTATGCGGTGCGGGTCACCGATGTGGCGGGCGCCAGCGAGGAGTTCCCCGCCGTCCTGGAGGTCGTCGGGGACGTCGCCGCCGGCCAGACCGACCCGATCGCCGTGGGCCCCGGCCAGGCGGCGCGCATCATGACCGGCGCCCCGCTGCCGCGCGGCGCGGAGGCCGTCGTGCCCGTGGAGTGGACCGACGGCGGGTCGGGCGCGGGCCCGGTCGCCGGGATGCGGGCCCGCAGTCTGGCCCCGGAGGGCGCCGAGGGCCATGTGCAGGTGTACCGGCCGGCCGAGGAACGCGCGCACGTGCGCGCCAAGGGCAGCGACGTCCGCTCCGGCGACCGCGCCCTGGCGGCGGGCACCGTCCTCGGCCCCCCGCAGATCGGCCTGCTGGCCGCGATCGGCCGGGGCACGGTACGGGTGCGCCCGCGCCCGCGCGTGGTGGTGCTCTCCACCGGCAGCGAACTCGTCCAGCCCGACGAACAGCTGGCGCCTGGTCAGATCTACGACTCCAACAGCTTCGCCCTCACCGCGGCCGCCCGCGACGCCGGCGCCATCGCCTACCGGGTGGGTGCGGTCGCCGACGACGCCGAGACCCTGCGGGCCACCATCGAGGACCAGCTGGTGCGCGCCGACCTGATGGTCACCACCGGCGGGGTGAGCGTCGGTGCGTACGACGTGGTCAAGGAGGCGCTGGCGCACGTCGGCGACGAGGACGAGCCGGGCGGCGGCGTGGACTTCCGCAAGCTCGCCATGCAGCCGGGCAAGCCCCAGGGCTTCGGCTCCGTCGGCCCCGACCACACCCCGCTGCTCGCCCTGCCCGGCAACCCGGTCTCGTCGTACGTCTCCTTCGAGCTGTTCGTGCGTCCCGCGATCCGCACCCTCATGGGGCTGCCCGACGTGCACCGTCCGACGGTCACCGCGTCCCTGGCCGCGGACAAGGCGCTGACCTCGCCGAAGGGCCGCAGGCAGTTCCTGCGGGGCAGTCACGCCGGCGGTTCGGTCACTCCCGTCGGCGGCTCCGGCTCGCATCTCGTGGCCGCCCTCGCGCAGGCGAACGCGCTGATCGTCGTCCCCGAGGACACCGAGTCCGTCGAGCCCGGCACCGAGGTCGAGGTGGTCCTGCTCGGCTGAGCGGGGCCCGATGGCGGTAGCGTGTCGCGCACAGCAGGCCC includes:
- the glp gene encoding molybdotransferase-like divisome protein Glp, with the translated sequence MSSSAHRDTGHDHAAAGPGPDRLWSVQDHLDDVLATVRPLDPIELNLLDAQGCMLVDDITVPLSLPPFDNSSMDGYAVRVTDVAGASEEFPAVLEVVGDVAAGQTDPIAVGPGQAARIMTGAPLPRGAEAVVPVEWTDGGSGAGPVAGMRARSLAPEGAEGHVQVYRPAEERAHVRAKGSDVRSGDRALAAGTVLGPPQIGLLAAIGRGTVRVRPRPRVVVLSTGSELVQPDEQLAPGQIYDSNSFALTAAARDAGAIAYRVGAVADDAETLRATIEDQLVRADLMVTTGGVSVGAYDVVKEALAHVGDEDEPGGGVDFRKLAMQPGKPQGFGSVGPDHTPLLALPGNPVSSYVSFELFVRPAIRTLMGLPDVHRPTVTASLAADKALTSPKGRRQFLRGSHAGGSVTPVGGSGSHLVAALAQANALIVVPEDTESVEPGTEVEVVLLG